Within the Deltaproteobacteria bacterium genome, the region ACCTGCGCGGCTTATTTTAAATATCAGGAATAAATATTAACCTTAAATCAGAACATCCGTTTCAGCCTTTTGTTCGGTTCATCCATTCCTTCAACCTTTTCGTCCTGCCTTGCCAGTATCTCGGACGCCTCTTTTGATGGGCGACAGCAACGATCACGATCAACTCGGGTCCGACGGAATATAGAATATTGTAAGGGAAGTGGTCGAGAACCTTCCGCCGTATGCCGCTGCCGACTGCTCCCGCTGCGTACGGGTTCTGTACGATGAATGAAACTGCCCTGTGTACCTCAACTATGAAAAACATACCGACGCCTGGGGCTTCTTCCTCGTAGTAGCGGACAGCTTCCCGAAATTCCTGGTCAGCTTCGGGAAAGAACTCCGTTTTCATGAAATGTCCGATATCGCGCGACGGAAGACTTCATCGGCGGGAATTCCTTTTATCTTGCCATCACGGAACTCTTTGAGCCGACGCTCTGCCTCTTCCACCCAGAGCTGTTCAACTTCGATGTCAAGGGGCTCATCTAAACTTAAGAGGAGTTTTCCTGCCAATTGAGCACGTTCTTCAAGGGTCAACTCCATCGCTGTGGATAGGATTTCATCGCTTTTCTTGGACATGTCCTGATTTTCCTTTCATTAATGGTCGTACCGCTAATTTATCCCGGA harbors:
- a CDS encoding type II toxin-antitoxin system RelE/ParE family toxin — its product is MKTEFFPEADQEFREAVRYYEEEAPGVGMFFIVEVHRAVSFIVQNPYAAGAVGSGIRRKVLDHFPYNILYSVGPELIVIVAVAHQKRRPRYWQGRTKRLKEWMNRTKG
- a CDS encoding addiction module protein; the encoded protein is MSKKSDEILSTAMELTLEERAQLAGKLLLSLDEPLDIEVEQLWVEEAERRLKEFRDGKIKGIPADEVFRRAISDIS